From the genome of Ictalurus furcatus strain D&B chromosome 4, Billie_1.0, whole genome shotgun sequence, one region includes:
- the ddb1 gene encoding DNA damage-binding protein 1 produces the protein MSYNYVVTAQKPTAVNACITGHFTSAEDLNLLIAKNTRLEIYVVTAEGLRPVKEIGMYGKIAVMELFRPKGESKDLLFILTAKYNACILEYKQNGDSIDIITRAHGNVQDRIGRPSETGIIGIVDPECRMIGLRLYDGLFKVIPLDRDNRELKAFNIRLEELQVIDVHFLFGCQAPTVCFIYQDPQGRHVKTYEVSLKEKEFSKGPWKQENVEAEASMVIPVPEPFGGAIIIGQESITYHNGDKYLAIAPPTIKQSTIVCHNRVDPNGSRYLLGDMDGRLFMLLLEKEELIDGSMVLKDLRVELLGETSIAECLTYLDNGVVFVGSRLGDSQLVKLNVDSNDQGSYVAVMETFTNLGPIVDMCVVDLERQGQGQLVTCSGAFKEGSLRIIRNGIGIHEHASIDLPGIKGLWPLRSEAGRETDDMLVLSFVGQTRVLMLSGEEVEETELPGFVDNQQTFFCGNVAHQQLIQITSGSVRLVTQDSKALTSEWKEPQGRNISVAACNSTQVVLAVGRVLYYLQILSGELKQISSTEMEHEVACLDITPLGESSGESSLCAVGLWTDISARVLRLPCFSPLHKEMLGGEIIPRSILMTTFEGSHYLLCALGDGALFYFGLDLETGTLTERKKVTLGTQPTVLRTFRSLSTSNVFACSDRPTVIYSSNHKLVFSNVNLKEVNYMCPLNSEGYPDSLALANNSTLTIGTIDEIQKLHIRTVPLYESPKRICYQEVSQCFGVLSSRVEMQDVNGTTAPVRPSASTQALSSSVSSSKLFPSSTSPHETSFGEEVEVHSLLVVDQHTFEVLHAHQFLPSEYALSLVSCKLGKDPAVYFIVGTAMVYPEEAEPKQGRIIVFHYTDGKLQTVAEKEVKGAVYSIVEFNGKLLASINSTVRLYEWTAEKELRTECNHYNNIMALYLKTKGDFILVGDLMRSVLLLAYKPMEGNFEEIARDFNPNWMSAVEILDDDNFLGAENAFNLFVCQKDSAATTDEERQHLQEVGVFHLGEFVNVFCHGSLVLQNLGESSTPTQGSVLFGTVNGMIGLVTSLSEGWYSLLMDLQNRLNKVIKSVGKIEHSFWRSFNTERKTEQATGFIDGDLIESFLDLGRAKMQEVVSTLQIDDGSGMKREATVDEVIKIVEELTRIH, from the exons GTCACTTCACTTCAGCGGAGGATCTTAACCTTCTCATAGCAAAGAACACACGTCTGGAGATCTATGTGGTCACGGCAGAAGGATTACGGCCGGTCAAAGAGATCGGCATGTACGGCAAGATCGCCGTCATGGAGCTCTTCAGACCCAAA GGTGAAAGTAAGGACCTTCTGTTCATTTTGACGGCCAAATACAACGCCTGCATCTTGGAGTACAAGCAGAATGGAGACAGCATTGATATCATCACTCGTGCTCATGGAAACGTTCAG GATCGGATCGGGCGTCCGTCAGAGACCGGGATCATCGGTATTGTGGACCCGGAGTGTCGTATGATTGGTCTGCGTCTCTACGACGGTCTTTTTAAAGTCATCCCGTTGGATCGGGACAACCGTGAGCTCAAAGCCTTTAACATTCGACTAGAGGAGCTGCAGGTCATAGacgttcacttcctgtttggatgTCAGGCCCCTACCGTCTGTTTTATATATCAG GACCCTCAGGGACGTCACGTGAAGACGTACGAGGTGTCTCTGAAGGAGAAGGAGTTCAGTAAGGGTCCTTGGAAACAGGAGAACGTCGAAGCCGAGGCCTCGATGGTTATTCCTG TTCCCGAGCCGTTCGGCGGCGCTATAATCATTGGCCAGGAGTCCATCACGTATCACAACGGAGATAAATACCTGGCCATCGCACCTCCGACAATCAAG CAAAGCACGATCGTGTGTCACAACCGCGTGGACCCGAACGGCTCTCGCTATCTCCTGGGTGATATGGATGGAAGGCTGTTCATGCTCCTGCTGGAGAAAGAGGAACTGATCGATGGGTCCATGGTGCTCAAAGATCTACGGGTGGAACTGCTAGGAGAG ACATCCATCGCTGAGTGTCTGACCTACCTGGATAACggagtggtgtttgttggttcCAGGCTTGGAGATTCTCAACTGGTTAAA cTGAATGTGGACAGTAACGATCAGGGCTCGTACGTGGCGGTTATGGAAACGTTCACTAACCTGGGACCGATAGTGGACATGTGTGTTGTGGATCTGGAGCGGCAGGGACAGGGACAG CTGGTGACCTGCTCCGGCGCGTTTAAGGAAGGTTCTCTAAGGATCATTCGGAACGGTATTGGAATCCACGAGCACGCCAGTATTGACCTGCCTGGTATCAAAG GGTTATGGCCTCTTCGCTCGGAGGCGGGCAGAGAGACCGATGACATGCTGGTGCTTTCTTTCGTTGGCCAAACCAG AGTGCTGATGCTGAGCggagaggaggtggaggagacTGAACTTCCGGGGTTTGTCGATAACCAGCAGACTTTCTTTTGCGGAAACGTCGCTCACCAGCAGCTCATTCAG ATTACTTCGGGTTCGGTGCGACTGGTCACGCAGGACAGCAAGGCTTTGACTAGCGAATGGAAGGAGCCTCAGGGAAGGAACATCAGCGTGGCTGCTTGCAACTCCACCCAGGTGGTGCTCGCGGTGGGACGAGTGCTCTACTACCTACAGATCCTCAGTGGAGAACTAAAGCAGATCAG TTCCACGGAGATGGAGCACGAGGTGGCGTGTTTGGACATCACTCCTCTCGGGGAGAGCAGCGGAGAGTCCAGCCTGTGTGCCGTCGGTCTGTGGACGGACATTTCGGCCCGAGTCCTCCGCCTGCCCTGCTTTAGTCCTCTGCATAAGGAGATGCTGGGTGGAG AGATCATTCCACGTTCGATCCTGATGACCACGTTTGAAGGCAGCCATTACTTGCTGTGTGCTCTGGGAGACGGCGCTCTCTTCTACTTTGGCCTGGACTTGGAGACAG gcacttTGACGGAGCGGAAGAAGGTGACTCTGGGGACTCAGCCCACGGTGCTCCGTACCTTTCGCTCTCTTTCCACCTCCAACGTGTTTGCGTGCTCGGACAGACCCACAGTCATCTACTCCAGCAACCACAAGCTCGTCTTCTCCAACGTCAACCTCAAAGAGGTCAACTACATGTGCCCTCTCAACTCCGAGGGCTACCCCGACag CTTGGCTCTGGCCAATAACAGCACTCTGACCATCGGCACTATCGACGAAATCCAGAAGCTCCACATTCGCACTGTTCCTCTGTACGAATCACCCAA gaGGATCTGTTATCAGGAGGTATCCCAGTGTTTCGGCGTGCTCTCCAGTCGAGTGGAGATGCAGGACGTAAACGGAACCACGGCTCCCGTACGCCCCAGCGCTAGCACGCAG GCTCTGTCGAGCAGCGTGAGCTCCAGTAAGCTCTTCCCCAGCAGCACCTCCCCTCATGAGACCTCCTTCGgagaggaggtggaggtgcACAGCCTGCTCGTGGTGGATCAGCACACTTTCGAAG TGCTTCACGCCCACCAGTTTCTGCCCAGCGAGTACGCTCTGAGCCTGGTGTCCTGTAAACTGGGGAAAGATCCCGCCGTCTACTTCATCGTCGGCACCGCTATGGTCTACCCTGAGGAGGCGGAGCCTAAGCAGGGTCGCATCATCGTCTTCCACTACACGGACG GTAAACTGCAGACCGTAGCGGAGAAAGAGGTGAAAGGCGCGGTCTACTCCATCGTGGAATTTAACGGCAAACTGTTGGCCAGCATCAACAGCACT gtgcgcCTGTATGAGTGGACGGCAGAAAAAGAGCTGAGGACTGAGTGTAATCACTACAACAACATCATGGCTCTGTATCTGAAGACCAAAGGGGACTTCATACTGGTGGGAGATCTGATGAGGTCGGTGCTGCTGCTGGCCTACAAACCCATGGAGGGGAACTTCGAGGAG ATCGCTCGAGACTTCAACCCGAACTGGATGAGTGCAGTGGAGATCCTGGACGATGATAATTTCCTCGGTGCAGAGAACGCGTTTAACCTTTTCGTGTGCCAGAAAGACAG cgctGCCACCACCGATGAGGAGCGTCAGCATTTACAGGAAGTGGGCGTGTTCCACCTGGGTGAATTTGTGAACGTGTTCTGTCACGGTTCCCTCGTGCTGCAGAACCTCGGCGAGAGCTCTACTCCTACACAGGGTTCTGTGCTGTTTGGAACCGTTAACGGGATGATCG GGCTGGTGACGTCGCTGTCGGAGGGCTGGTACAGTTTACTGATGGATTTACAGAATCGACTCAACAAGGTCATTAAGAGTGTGGGAAAGATCGAGCACAGCTT